From the genome of Triticum aestivum cultivar Chinese Spring chromosome 1A, IWGSC CS RefSeq v2.1, whole genome shotgun sequence:
CCTTAAGTTGTTGGAGCTAAATAATATCTAAAATTTGTCATATATAAGATCATGAAGTCCTATAGTCATCTATCTTTTCAGAAAAACTTAGCACATAAAAGTGCAACAGCAGAGAAGGCTAAAATtagtgttgtggttttagttcaaatatgAACTAAACCAcggcacttattttggatcggagggagtagcaaatagaTTCCATGTAATGCTATTAATATAGGCTCAAAATTAATCTTAATCCTCGATTTGAGTAAATTTATATCTGACCTGATAAATCCACGGGCTGAATtgctggtggacttcatcaaccaGAGGTCCACGGATGACTTTTAACGGTACCTAATATAGAATAAACATAAATCAATAGATCACATAGAAAATGTATTTAAAGTTTTTAAATAGTAAATAATGCAGAAGTGAAGTTATTCAAGTAACATTAGAAAGGTAATCCAAGTACTCAAGTGCTATCTCTTTGTTGGGTGTGGGTTAGTGTGTGAGATGGTACGGGAAAACATGACTAGCTAGTAGAGGTCATGTGTGAGTCAAGTTGTAAGCCCATGTTGAGTTTCATATATAAGGGTGTGGAAGTCCTACTCCTAGGGATCAAACCATCCAGAAATTTCCCCCAAAATCCACATCTTTTATAATAGCCTGAGAGACTAACTGGATTATATTTTGACTGTTCATCATGCCTTTTGGACCTATATAGTTCAAGTCTTGTGATGTTAGGTACCAAAAGGGAACAATAATAGATACCATGGCTTCATCTGCTCTATAGTTTGCACAAATATATCAGCAAagaagttgtactaaatcagcgacacttattttgggatggagggagtactatttattgTATCTTTTGGAGGTATGTGATCAACAACTGTAGTTTGCTGAGAAGATAAACTAATGCAGAAAATACATAAAGCACAAGTAATTTTGGAGTTAATGTTAATAATATACACTGATTTTAAACGGTGCATAGATGAACAGATAAAAATTGAACTTAAACATGCAAGTTAGTATTACCGATCTTGAAACAACAGTCGGTGTAGACCCATCTGGTCTAAAAATATAAGCTCCAGATGCCTGGATTAAAACATATACAGACAAATAATAAACGTGTGAAACAGGTATAATTTAATAAAGAAAAAATTAGCTCCATAATGAAACCTGTGAATCCGCGCCATCACCATTATTTGAACCATACCAAAGAAAGCTCTGTTGAATTGGTAAATCCACCTAAAATAGATATAAAATTTTGCTACTGCATATCAGGATGAATAAACATGTGGTAGGACTCCTGTAACTTGCGAACATAATAAATTTCTTTAAACTCTGCATACAAAAGCAGTAAGGAAAAGCAATGTTGATCGACTATGAGAATTATCTTCCGGCAATAATTTTCAATACCATGTATTATGCACGGCATATTGCTTAGCTTGCAAAGTATGCGAATGCATAAaccaggtactccctccgttccaaattactcgtcgtggttttagttcaaatttgaactaaaaccacgacaagtaatttggaacggagggagtacaagctaaATCGAATTTTAGATGATGTAACATTCTTTGTAACAAAATATTAGACAAAATGGTCAATGGCCAACAATGGTAAATTATAGGGTAGTGTTTGTTCATGCCATTGCAGAGAAACCTGCTTCGGGAGGCTTCAGGTTtgcattaccgaaaaaggctttcaccccgcttataaataaagcaaaccaccaaTGCATAGACAGGTTTGTATTACAACTTTGCGAAGAGCTCTATCTCTCCTATCCGCTGCGACGCCATCGATCTCCAACTGGTCCTCGACAGTCGGGCCTGCTGCGGAAGTCTGACCTCCAGGCCCTGATCGACAAGATCACTGGCCGTTTGACAGTGTGGAAAGCTCCTCTACTCACCCGCGCATGAAGGTTAGTCAAGCTTAACTCAGTTCTCACTCCGTCCTTGGTGTATCAGATGGTCTCGCTTGACCAACCGCCATGGTCTATCAACTGTATCGTGTATCGACAAGTTTCGCCGCGGCTTCTTCTGGCGCGGCGGGGAGGAAGCCGAAGGTGGGCACTACCTCGTTGCCTGGAACGTTGCCTGCTTTCCGCATGCATCGGGGCGCCTCGGCATTCACAACCCACGGCTGCTCAATAAGGCTCTTGCATCAGATGCCGCTGGCTCGAGAAAGTAGTCCGCGACAAGCCATAGCAAGGGATGTCAATCTCCATTCCCCGCGAAGCAGAGGACCTGTTCCTTGTCCCTAGGCCACAGATCCAGGCTATGTTTCTGGCATGATTGGTGGATCAGCAGGCGTAGCATCTCCCAGGCGGCTTCTCCCCCATCCACCTTGCTGCCAGCTCTCTGACCAAGCGCCGGAGGACCTGAGCCACATCTTGCTGCAGCGCTCCTTCTCGAGGGAGGTTTTGGTACTCCATCCTGCTTTTCGATGCGCCTTGATTGATTCACTCCTAGGGCTGCAACCTCTGTAGCGGAATGGTAGCCGGCGCTTAGCGTGGCTGTGGCACCAAACTGCTGGAAGGAGGTGAGCTCGCTGATCATGTTATGTGGACCAGTCCATCAAATGTGGAGTCTTACTCTTATCCCTTATTTACAGTCCTAGTTTTTTTGGGTGGAATTCCAGTCCTAGTTGATTAAGCATCTTTGTTAGGAAAGAGTCCAGTCAGTTTAGAGATTGTATTAGAGTTTCAATTTCAGTTTTGCTAAAGTCTTGTCTATTATATAAAGGGGCCGACCCCTCTCAATAAAGCAGAGAAGAATattgtcttttacttttatctacTTTTGAGTAATCAGGGTTAGGTCAGTAGTAGATTCTTCCAGATCATCCTCTGCATGTGATCGCTCTGGCTGGAGCTGAACAAGCGTGTCTCCAACAAGGTGGCCACCATGCCGGcactattttttttttcttttggctagTGCCTATATGCCAACCTATCTAGCAAACACCAATTCTCACAATGATACCTACCAGCAACCGCACTATGATCACTCAAATTTGAACATATAAACTGAAAAAAAAACTGTTTTCTGATCTAATTTTGCATATGCACATACATATTGATAAATAACAGTCTTTAATTTATCTTTTATACTTAACTATTTGTGAAATTTTACTGGACGCAAATCAATTTACTTTTTATAGCAGAACCAGAATGTGTTAGGACTCACTCCTGTGATAGAATTGAACATCCGCGTAAGTTGTCCAGATTCTGACGAAAATGTCATCTTTAGAGACCCTGGTCCAACTTCAACTGTGTCTTTGCTTGGAGAAGCGATGGTTGAGACATACCCCATTCTGTTAGATCCTGGATAGTTCAATGGTAAATGATGTAAAACgaataaataaattaataataaacACTCAGATGAAACCCAGATTTTTCATATTGACGTAGCAAAGAATGTAATCACTAATCATATTTGTAGTGTGTTGCACTTGAAAGAACCATAAATTTCTGCTTAGTGATTAACGTTGATGTTAGTGAAGATAACAAAAATAATTTGAAAGCTCATTATTAATCTGAAGAGAACTGAAGCATACATCGCATGCCATATTATCTGTACATATGAAGAAAAACAGAGTAAGAATATACTCTCTTGTAATACCCTGTTATCCAGTTCATCACCTTCACCAGAAATATATTATATCATCACTACATTGTACATAAACAAAAGTTTCTTTGATCTAACAAGAATAAAATCAAGCAGCTCTTCCTAGTGGGAAATTCACAATTTTATCAAAAGAATATAAACCGGAATAGAATATCTTAAGCAGATGCAATTTTCACCTGCTCCCTTGGGCTTTGAGACGAAATAAGTATTCCATCCCATTGGTGGCACAGAAGCTTGAAACACTAGCCAATATTTCGGGGGTTTGTCTGTATTGATTCCGAGATAAGCCTTCACATACAACTTCCTTAAATTGCTAGTCACATTATCTACCTCAACTAGTTGTGAATCGACAAAACTTCCATCAGAGCTTTTTACGACTAGGTGTAAGTCATTGACCTGAAAAGGGAAAATAATTATGGGTATGTACAAGTAAATTAGCTCAAGAACCTAGGATTAAAAACAGGTACAAGCCTTGACGGCATATTTCTTTCCATATGTCATAAAGTACCAAAAGGTTTGAAATAATTGAGTGCATATTTATCTCCTAGTGAGCCTCGATACACTTCATCTGCATTGTTCTGTTACAGAGAACCAAAATCTATTGGATAAAAGTGCACAATATAGGTTTAGACGCATACCGGAACCCGTATGAAGTCACTATGTTCCCACCCAAGAGGATTATAAGCAGTTATAACCTGCAGAAGATATTCTAAGTATGTGCAACATCATAACTGGCAAACATTACGTTAAAACAGATAGTACTTACTAAACCCTTTCCTCCTGAAATTTGTTCCTCAGTTGAAGGGCAGTAGCTTATATTGAGCAGTTGGCACTAAAAAAATTATTTGCCAATGGAACTGTTAGATCACGTAAACATATTCGGCGAACAAACTAGGCTATGTGTAAAGAGTAATGTGCTGTGCTAAAACAGAGCCAAATAATTAATGTTAAATAAGATCATACTGTCGTGTTTCCTTTCGAGATGAAGAAAGGTGATGTCGACATATATGTACAAACAGAATGTGATAATCATAAATACTATTACAGAAAATAAAGTCCATCCTAACTCACCTGACTGAACTTTACTGCTGGAGACATACATGTTCCCTTAGAGCTTGTCAGACAAGCCAGAGCAGTATTTACACCTTTCTCAACCTACAAGATGTGAATAGCCACTCCATAATTTTGTATGAAAAACTGGAAGAGCATTTTCACTGAAGCATTTCTGCAAGAGAAAATTATAAACCTGAGATGCTCCGAGAGCAAGGCGTTTCGAGTAATCATCAGTTGTGTGTTGTTTTGCTGTTCCTGAGACGGCATCATGATGCTGGGCGATTCCCAGTGGGTCTTCCAAGCTAGAAGTGAATGATCCTCCCACAAGAAATTCTATTTGACGTGCAGCCTGTTAGAAAAGGCCATTTCCTATAATTAGCCACTTTTAACTTAAATACATGATTTTTAATCACCACAATTCTGTGGTTGTAGGTTTGTATTAAAAATATATTATACCAGGTAATATCCACTGAGCATTCGAACATATCCCTTGAAAGTTGGACGGCTAGTAAAATACCCAGTCCAGTAAGCATTTGTTGAATCAGCATATCTGCAATATGCAATAGCATTAGGGAGTAAAGAATGAACTCTTATCATTTTAGTGAGTATCGATAACTTACGGGAAATAATCATCGCGTTTGAGTGGCCAAgattcatttgatgcatgttttgcATCAGTGTAAATGGATGGAGTAGAATACAGCGCATGCACTCGTCCATCCTGCGGTGTTCAGGACATAATTTCTTATCTTCAAATAGTTTCAGGACATTAGTTAACCATGTATATCATCGAACTGCATAGATAACTGACTTTAACTAATGTGTTCAGTAGATGTTAAGATTCATTTTACAGGAGGAATATGGAATTAGTTATGTATGTTCTTCTCTTCCTGAATGAAATGCAGTCTTGTAACCCTGTCACCATACATGAACATAGGGGCAACACTCAAAGCTCATAAATATTATGCATGTCCTTATAATATATACGGTtttcttgcccccccccccccccccccccccgattgggATGTGCACTAGGTTCCAGAGGTTCCAGAGCTGTGGCTTGTAAATACTGTTTTTATCTTTTCAATACAATGAAACGCAAGCTTTGCATTTTCTTGAAAAAAAAATATATGGTTTACCTTTCAAGAAAAAAGTATGAGTCAGCGGAATACCAAGAAAACGATAGCAGAACAGTATACATCAAAACTTGAGAGCCTCAACAAGTCAACTAGCATTCTGACAGTCGAGATCTATTAACCAGCATACCTTGTTCATGTAATGAATAAGTCTATCCATATTCCGGAACCAGGATTCAGCATACTGATAATTAAAATCATCACCCATGGTCCACATTATGTGGTTTGTACGCGTAACGTTTGCCTGATTAATAGAAACACCAGAAGTCAGATCCAGGTTTTTGTTCAAAATCTACTTCCGAATTGGTCGAGTAAACCAAAAGCTTTTACAACAAATGAAAGTTTACCTGTGCTATGGCTGCAGAAACAAAATCATTAACGCGTTGTTCAACATTAGTGTCAAACAGCAACGGGTCATCCTACAAATGATTGTTAATGAATATTAAATATGTTAGAGTTTCTTCCAAGAACTAGAGGTCACTGAAACTGCTTGCCTAAAGCCATTTACCTGAACAGGTGTCatgtcattcaaaacttcaaaactAAACCCATCGGGAGGGCTATAATGGACAGGAAATGCATTCGTAAAGATCTGCAGTTCAGTCATACATTTAAATGAACAGAATACAGGCCACTATTTTCAAcataatcatacatgctgatgAATAGAATGCATATAATTATTTGCAACACAAGAATACTATGTAGTAACCTGAGAAGATGAACCAAATGTTCTTGAGCCCTGCCATATAACTTCCAGGCCTTTATCGTCTTTACGCTTTGCCCTATCTTGGTAATCAATTCTTGCAAAGTGCACAGAATCAAAACCAAGCTACAGTTATAACAACAAAAAAGCAAATATAAAATCTCCACATTATAGGAATGTTCCAGGAAGAGATATAAGATCACAGATAAAATTATGAAACAAGATTAAATGTTTTTCAATCAGTCGTCATATCACAACATAAAACTGAGCAGTAAACTTTACCAGCATAAGCAGGAGGACCTGTAACTCCAGACTAGTAAATGAAAATTAACTAGTGCTGGTCTAATGGTAAAGGGAGACCATGATGCTACCAAGTTGACAAACCACTAATGAAGTTTAATCAGACCCACCTACTCAATCTTGCCCCACTTTACCATGACTCCGATCAAAGATCTGTTTAGCTATTAACCAAACCATATAAAAATGAGAGATTAAACAAGGGACTACGTTTGTAACTAAATTATCTCCTGGAAGAAATCTCAACCATGACAATCCACCTGGAAAAAACTGGAGTTTTCAAATCCTGTTGTATTTACCTCTTGTTTTGCAAAAATATGTCGAACTTAGAGGAATCAGATTGCAGTGAACTGAGATGTGAAAAAAAATCAGTCCAACTGTATAATTTATAGGCATGCGGCATGCTTACTATACTGAATTCACATTATCCTTCTGAGAGCAGAGGCAAGATGCTAACACAAAAAGGCTACTAAGTTCTGATGTTCCGAGGAACAGTCATGTTTTGGTACTACAATAATATAGCAAAAGACATTACAAAATACTGAATGCTCAGATCGGACTGTGACTTCAGTCAAATCAAGGCAAGACGAAATCACTAGAATCACTTACATAGACAAACTACACTTCCAATATACATCCATCTATGCATATGAAGCAAAATTATTATACTTGCCTAATAAAATAGAGCATCTTGATTTCAACAAAATCTTAAGGAGAACTGCACACAACTACATTTGCTGAAATGCATGCCCATCTAGATCTTGATGCCAATAGAATGCAGGGCTTCAATAGAGTTGTATCTTCTAGTTGGTCCATGTGTCATTTTATACTAGTAATCTAGTACTTCAATGCTTTCAGAACAATTTGGAAATGTGATGTTAACATTACCTCTGTTCCTAGCAAATAAGCTTGCACAGCAGAATGACCGAAAGGATCGATTTGCCAGCCAGCTCTTGGAGTCTTGTTGAATTGTTTTTTAATCACCCGATGACCAAGTGTGGTCTGATCAATCATGTCAATATAATGGGTGGCAGCTTCATCATGCATACACCACCCACCATTTCTGAATCGTAATATCCAAAGTTTATCGaaattatatattatatatatgcTTATTTATTTATAAAAGATCCAAGGAAATAATGAAATCACATTACATACATGAACTCGAGCTGACCAGAATCAACTAGCTTGTGCACTATGGCCTGCATTTTTGGGCTTTTCTCTACCCACCACCTTTGGAAGAAGGCCTAAATGCAAAAGACATAAGTCATATTCAGAGTTATGAAGATTTAATATAACTTATCAAGTAACATAAAGAGAGAAACAATTTTCTGGCCAACAATTTTCTATGTAACTTCCACAAGAGACATTGTACTCCATATATACCATGTCGCTGGATGCCGCGGCTGATTCATACGGCCAATCATTACAAGCCAACTGAAGGATGAACAGTCCTATATATAGAATCGTCGAGCAAGATATGGTCATTATAATATCGTTTCCGGATAAGCTGATCACGTGAACGGTGTGGCCCC
Proteins encoded in this window:
- the LOC123190935 gene encoding alpha-mannosidase; the protein is MALPLVLLVLLAAVAAAREAHGYVAYNTSAGTVAGLLNVHLVPHSHDDVGWLKTVDQYYVGSNNSIQGACVMNTLDSVVDALARDPGRKFVVAEQAFFQRWWVEKSPKMQAIVHKLVDSGQLEFINGGWCMHDEAATHYIDMIDQTTLGHRVIKKQFNKTPRAGWQIDPFGHSAVQAYLLGTELGFDSVHFARIDYQDRAKRKDDKGLEVIWQGSRTFGSSSQIFTNAFPVHYSPPDGFSFEVLNDMTPVQDDPLLFDTNVEQRVNDFVSAAIAQANVTRTNHIMWTMGDDFNYQYAESWFRNMDRLIHYMNKDGRVHALYSTPSIYTDAKHASNESWPLKRDDYFPYADSTNAYWTGYFTSRPTFKGYVRMLSGYYLAARQIEFLVGGSFTSSLEDPLGIAQHHDAVSGTAKQHTTDDYSKRLALGASQVEKGVNTALACLTSSKGTCMSPAVKFSQCQLLNISYCPSTEEQISGGKGLVITAYNPLGWEHSDFIRVPVNDLHLVVKSSDGSFVDSQLVEVDNVTSNLRKLYVKAYLGINTDKPPKYWLVFQASVPPMGWNTYFVSKPKGAGSNRMGYVSTIASPSKDTVEVGPGSLKMTFSSESGQLTRMFNSITGVDLPIQQSFLWYGSNNGDGADSQASGAYIFRPDGSTPTVVSRSVPLKVIRGPLVDEVHQQFSPWIYQVTRLYKDKEHAEVEYTIGPIPVNDGIGKEVITRLTANMVTNHTFYTDSNGRDFLKRVRDYREDWDLQVTQPVAGNYYPINLGMYVTDGKYELSVLVDRAVGASSIQDGQIEMMFHRRILHDDGRGVEEPLDETVCVDRKCDGLVARGTYYVNVNKLGHGAHWRRTQGQKVYSPFLLGFAHEDESSWKSYSVVKASMMNANYSLPDNVAIITLQSLDDGTALLRLAHLFQAAEDPQYSVMAKVELKKLFGKKTIKEWTETNLSANQKKAAMRKLKWRVVGDTESGPAPITGSPVDSQSLVVELGPMEIRTFLLKL